In Heptranchias perlo isolate sHepPer1 chromosome 13, sHepPer1.hap1, whole genome shotgun sequence, the genomic stretch CACAAGACTGCAGTTGAGATTCTTGACTTGAACAGGGACTCATCCCCTCACAGGTCTCAACAGAATTCTGCCCCATTAAGCACACATTGCCCCTCACCCCAAAACAATGGCGTAGTTGGGAAATGCACCACCCAGTTTGCTGTTGAACACTATAGATGCAGTTTTGATCACAATTACCCTCAGTGCCATTGGACTAgggagcaaggggaaaaaaagaatCCACCAGACTCCAGGGACTTCAGCCCATAATTCAGGCCGAcagtccagtgcagcactgagggagtgctgcactgtctgaggtgctgtctattgcatgagacgttaaaccgaggcctcgcctgccctctcaggtggacgtaaaagatcagacgacactattttgaaggcaaacaggagagttctccacggtgccctggccaatactcatccctcaatcaataaaaaaaaaatctggtcgttatcacattactgtttgtgggatcttgctgtgtgaagattggctgccacatttcctacattacaacagtgactacactttaaaagtatttcatcggctgtaaagctttgaaacgtcctgagattgtgaaaggtactatataaatgcaagtttgctcTTTTACATTGCAGTAAGAAATGTGTTCTGAACGACATGGCCGTATTACATGTGCAATCATCATCAGCCAGttattacaatctggaatgcgctgcctgaaagggcggtggaagcagattcaacaataactttgaaaagagaattggataaatacttgaaggggaaaaatttacaggactatgggggaaaagagcaggggagtgggactaattggagagctctttcaaagagctggcacaggcatgatgggccgaatggcctcctttttgtGCTGAGATTctatgatagcgagttccacattctcaccactctgagtaaagaagtttctcccgaattcctcaTTGTTCGATAAGTTTACCGATTGGTGGAGGAAAATGGACAATGTTTCCATGAAGTGGTTTTCAGTGAGCAGCAATTTATTAATAATTTAGTTAACTGTTTATATATAGATGCTCTCTGAGAACCATACACTTTCTTTGTACAAAAGAGTGTCTTTGTCCGCCAGCTTCAGCGACCCCTTCAATCCTCGCTTTCAGACTCCTCTTCATCCGGGCTGATTTGGAAGTACCGGAGTTCATAGCTTTCCTTGTCAGAGGCGACCACTCGCAGCCAATCCCGCAGATTGTTCTTCTTCAGGTACTTTTTGGTCAAGTACTTCAGGTATCTGTGGGGGAAAGAGAAGGTCCAGGTTTAAAAACATGTCTTAGTTTtcaccagccgtggctcagcgggcagcctgagtcagaaggtcgcgggttcgaaccggacactcccggtgccagtactgagggaatgctgcaccgtcagaggtgacgtctttcggatgaaactttaaacggaggccccgtctgccctgtcaggtggatgtaagagaccCCACGGCAGTGttggaacaagagcaggggaattctcccccgtgtcctgggccaatatttattcctcaaccaacatcactaaaaacagattatctgatcattatcacattgtttgtgggatcttgctgtgcgcaaatcggctgcctcatttcctacattacaacagtgactacgctgcagaaagtacttcattggttgcgaagctttgggacgtcctgaggtagtgaaaggcgctgaaTAGATaaaagctctttttaaaaaaatcagaactGACACCAAAGAACTCGTCTACTCTCGAGTGAGACAACTGGGCAGCAGTTCCATAGCTACCGCCCACCTTCTGGCACCTCACCTGATCTGGCTGGCTATTCACCCACAGCAGCATCACAAATGTGCCTGATCTTGTTCTCTGAGGTAACCGAAcagtgaatattttttttaaaacgctggcaaggccggcatttatttcccatccctggctACTCGGAGAAGATGGCGAATCgttgaaatttacagcacagaaaggaggaggacattcagtccatagtgtctgtgccagccgaaaaaaagagctctccagcctaatcccaccttccagcccttggtccgtagccttgtaggtttcagcacttcaagtgcatgatCAACTGAAAGATTTTTCCCTCCGACATTTCCCCACACCGACCGAtctttccaccccctcccccacacacccgaGGCACTAAGGCCAATTGCAACCCTCAAGAAATGTATGCCAATCAGTGAATGCTCACCTCTTGGAGAACTGCTTTGTCGAGGTGACTGTGATCTTGTTTTTCAGACGCTCAATCTGAATGACACTGCCCAGATTCCCGGTCTTCCCACCAACCTTCACTTTCTCCCGCAGGAACTGCTCCTGTTGTGCAAAACAAAACCATGGGACACTAGGGAAGGAAACCCTAGGCACAAACTAGGGACGGGAACCCTAGCCAAACAACCAGTTAGCAGGGCAACggttaaaggaggagaaaaagcAGTTAGTTCACTTCTCGACAACTCTGGTCCTTCACTAGTGAAAGTTCTAGAAACTCTCAGCTGCTAGTTACTTACTTCACCTCAGAAACTGGTGACAGACCCGTCTAAATTCTACGCACCCTCCTTCTTGAAGGTTAGCTCGAGGCCAAAGCTCCACGCATTTTATCTTTGTGGGCTGCTTAGGCACGTAACATGGAGCCGCACGGGCCACTGCTAAAAGTTACATTAATGTTCCCAATTAATTCTAATTAATAAGCACCGTGGGACACTTTGCTCtgttaaagatgctacataatgAAATGTGCTGTTAATTGAATGGTACAATGGGTGGGGGACTGTTTGATATCTCTGTGGTTAaattacgatgggccaaatggccctcaTCGGCCGTTATTATCCGGTGACTGAAACAGGGGGAGGCAGCTGGGTGAACAAATCCAATAATGTTAGTGTGTCtactgacaccactgtgtcagccaatgagttggaggcggggcgggacttgcggcaggactcacagcaattagtctatttaaacagcgcactacagcaaacagtccgcagagtctatttaaaaagaatctctacgaactacagcaaaataGGACACATGACtgaagcaggattatttctccagcaaattgcACCGAGTGAAGATAGTTACATAACGTAGCCTGTGCGTAAAGTCAACCCCAGTCGCTGGCGGGTGAGattgacccggggggggggggggaagggaattaCCTAACGGTCTCCATTCTGGCCGAGGACAGTGCTGTAACGATACGGTGCAGCCATTATTTCGTTCGGCCCCATTCACTTGTTGAATGGGCGCCGGGATAGCTGGCCGTCCTCTCAGGCATCCCCGTTCCTACTCTCGCTCTTCAGGCCCGggcagcggcggggggggggagaatgcgaCTGCCACGTACCCCACGGACAGACCCTAAGCAGGGTTCCCCCCACTCGAGCGCACAGACCCAGGCTTGCCCCCTCCCACCGCGAACAGACTGAGCTCAAGTCAGCAActcggagggggggaggggggggagggagggagggaggaggaaaaaaagaaCGAGAAGGGAAACAGGTTAAATCCCCCTTACGAAGTTGCCAGAGTCGAGGATCCCATCTTCCACCGGGTTGGAGAGGTTGAGCGCGAATCTCCAGACGGGTTTCTTCTTGCCCTTGAGGAGCACGGGCTTCTTCTAGGGAGCAGAAGGAAATGAGGAGACACAAGGAATCAGCTCAGGATCCAGCACCGGACGGCGGCGACTCTGCGTCACGGTCAAGTTCAGCCCAACGTCACAACCATCACATCCAGGGGGCAGGGCGAGCATTTATATTAAAACACTTCACAATTTATAAATTAAAAGGAATGATATAAGGACCTGTGTATTTTGTATTTCCAATTACACAAGTTCTTCAGTGAAAATGTTAACTTTGTATTTAGATAGAATATTCAATTATAACTAATTTGCATATTTTATTTCTAATTACATATTCATAAATTATATTAGTTATTATAACCTGTAAGCGGACTATTAATAATTGAAGTTGCTTATGATGAATTTTATTAACATTTTTATAATAGGCCGCAGAGCCTCGGCACTCGGGTACGCGCCGAGCGGGAGACGGGGTGCGCGACCCCGGGGGCGAAGGGGGTAAAAGACACGAgtcctcccacccacccaccgtgatCGCCCCTGCGCTCGgttgatggcggggggggggggggggggcctctccTCGCATATCGCAGTCTCGGGCCTGACTCGGATGGATCCCCGGCCTCTCGCCCGCTTCACTCACCGACACCATCGCCACTCGCGGCCCGGAGCGGAAAGGACGCGCTCCCGCCCGGCCGCCGCTTATATAGGCGCGGCGTCATGACGTCAGCGCGTTGCACACCGCCCCCCTGAAGCCGCTCTGGGGTCGGTGTcacgtgacgggggggggggggggaaagctgcTGCTGCCACGTCTTTGATTTTAAAGCCCCATTTTCACCATTAAACATCCCATTCTTATCATTAAAatttgatgtggtgtaaatggacttccagaaggtgtttgataaagtgccgcataaaagGCTTTTCATCGAAGTTGAAGCCCATGCAAtaaaaagggggcagtggcagcatggatacagaattggccaagggacatgaaacagagagtagtgatgaaagattgttttttcggactggagggaggtgtacagtggtgttccccaggggtcggtgccgggaccactgcttttcttgatatatatatattaatgacctggacttgggtgtacagggcacaatttcaaaatttgcagatggcacaaaacctggaagtgcagtgaacagcgaggagggcggctttaaaaaaaaaattcgttcacgggatgtgggcgtcgctggcgaggccggcatttattgcccatccctaattgccccttgagaaggtggtggtggtggtgagccgccgccttgaaccgctgcggtccgtgtggtgaaggttctcccaagaggaggatagcgatagacttcaagaggatatagacaggctggtggaatgggcggacacgtggcagatgaaatttaacgccaagaagtgcgaaatgatacattttggcaggaagaatgaggccagacaacataaactaaatgataaaattctaaagggggtgcaggaacagagagatctggggatatatctgcacaaatctttgaagtgacaggacaggttgagaaagcggttaaaaaaagcatacgggatcctaggctttataaatagaggacataagacagattggataggctggggttgttttccttggaacagaggaggctgagggatgatttgattgaggtgtacaaaattatgaggggcctagatagagtgaataggaaggacctaagatgttttataagtatattaagggtaagaggatgactagggaaaaaatagggcccattagggacaaaaatggcaatctgtgtgtggagccggcagatgtaggaggggttctaaatgaattttttgcatctgttttcactatggagaaggacgatgtagacatagaaatacggcagggggactgtgatatactcgaacatattaacatcgagcgggaggaggtattggcggttttagcaggcctaaaaatggataaatccccaggcccggacgaaatgtatcccaggctactgtgtgaggcaaaggaggagattgcgggggctctgacacatatattcagaacctctctggccacaggggatgtgccagaggactggagaaccgctaatgtaataccattattcaagaaggggagtagggaaaaaccggggaactacaggccagtgagcctaacatcagtggtaggaaaattattggaaaaaattctgaaggacaaaattagtctccacttggagaagcaaggattaatcagggatagtcaacatggctttgtcaagggaagatcatgtctgactaatttgattgaattttttgagggggtgactaggcgtgtggatgagggtaacgcagtggatgtggtatacatggatttcagtaaggccttcgataaagtctcccacaggagactggtcaagaaggtacgagcccatggaatccagggtgcattggcactttggatacaaaactggcttagtggcagaaggcagagggtgatggtcgaaggttgtttttgtgactggaagcctgtggccagtggggtaccacagggatcggtgctgggtcccttgctgtttgtggtctacattaatgacttggatatgaatgtaaaaggtatgatcagtaagttcgctgatgatacaaagattggtagggtggtaaatagcgaggaggatagcctcagtctgcaggacgatatagatgggttggtcagatgggcggaacagtggcaaatggaatttaacccagaaaagtgcgaggtgatgcactttggagggactaacaaggcaagggaatacacaatgaatgggaagaccctaggcaagacagagggtcagagggatcttggtgtgcaagttcacagatccctgaaggcggcggaacaggtagataaggtggtaaagaaggcttatgggatacttgcctttattagccgaggcatagaatataagagcaaggaggttatgatggagctgtataaaacactggttaggccacagctggagtactgtgtgcagttctggtcgccacactacaggaaggatgtgatcgctttggagagggtgcagaggagattcaccaggatgttaccagggctggagcgcttcagctatgaagagagactgggaagattgggtttgttttccttggagcagaggaggctgaggggggacatgattgaggtgtacaaaattatgaggggcacagataggatggatactaaggagctttttcccttcgttgagggttctataacaaggggacatagattcaaggtaaaaggcgggaggtttagaggggatttgagaaagaactttttcacccagagggtggttggagtctggaactcactatctgaaagggttgtggaggcaggaaccctcacaacattcaagaagcatttggatgagcacttgaaatgccatagcatacaaggctacggaccaaatgctggaatatgggattcgagtagacagggctgatggccggcgcggacacgatgggccgaagggcctctatccatgctgtataactctatgactctatgacctatttcccttagcggagggatcaataaccagggggcatagatgtctagaacttactgcctgagagaaaccctcaactcattaaaaaaatacctggatgtgcacctgaagagccatgatctgcagggctatggaccaaatgcgggagagtgggattcggctgggtggctcatttcacagccgaCGTAGACACGACgggtcgaatggcccccttctatgccgtaaattttctatgattctatgaaaagcagggaagttatgtggaacctttataaaacactggttcggccacaactggagtattgtgtccaattctggacaccgcactttaggaaggatgtgaaggccttagagagggtgcagaaaaggtttactagaatggttccagagatgagggacttcagttatgtggatagactggagaagctggggttgttctcaaccttctctgctctaaggagaggagatttgatagaagtgttcaaaatcatgatgggtttggataaagtaaataaagagaaactgttcccattggcggaagggtcgagaaccagaggacacagatttaaggtgattggcaaaagaaccaaaggcgacatgaggaaaaacttttttacacagcgagttgttatgatctggaatgcgctgcctgaaagggcggtggaagcagattcaattgtggctttcaaaagggaattggataaatatttgaagagaaaaaattgcagggctatggggaaagagcaggggaatgagactaactggattgctcttacaaagagcaggcacaggctcgatgggccgaatggcctctttctgtgctgtaaccaacgattctatgattaaatcCTCATTCTCATCATTAAATTCCTATTCCCATCATTAAATTCCCCCATTTTCATCATTAAACATTCCATTCTCATCAATAAATCCCTATGCTCATTTCCCATTCTCATTATTAACGACAACAGCAaccattatatagcacctttaatacagAAAATTGTCCCAATgtcggaattggaggtaaccttttgATATGGGTCATTAATTGGTTGGGAAGTAggagtcagagagtagggataaagggaacgttctatgattggcgggatgtgacaagtggtgtttcccaaggatctgtactgggaccttAGCTTTTCACCTtatatagtaatgacttggatgaagtaaTAAATCATTgtctatccaagtttgcagatggcactaagTTAAGTGGCAAAgtaagttgtacagagccttggtcagaccctatctggagtattgcattcagtattGGGTACTGAACCTCAGTAAGGACATACTGGCCTAGGAAGGggatagtgcagattcaccagaataccagggctaaaagggttgaattctgaggacaggttgcacaaacttgacttgtattccttTGATCATAGaaggctgaaaccctcatccatgcctttgttacttctagactcaactattccaatgctctcctgtccagcCTCCAACattccatcctccgtaaacttgagctcatccaaaacactgctgcccttttcctgactcgcaccaagtcccattctcccttcacccctgtgctcgctgacctacattggctcccggcccagcaatgccttgattttaagattctcatccttgtgttcaaatccctccacggcctcacccctccctttctctgtaacctcctccagccctacaaccctccgaaatctctgcgctcctccaattctcgcctcttgctcatccaccattttaatcgccccaccattgacggccgtgccttcaactgcttatctctaagctctggtattcgctccctaaacttctccgtctctctacctctctcctcctttaagacgctccttaaaacctcactctttcaccaagcttttggtcacgagtcctaatatttccttatgtggctcggtgtcaaattttgtttgataatcgctcctgtgaggcgccctgggacgtttcactacgttaaaggcactgtataaatgcaagttgttgctgttgccaCTGTGCCCAAGTATTTGCAACCTGATACAGCTATAAAGGGGGATATATAGCAATCACAGTGAGTCCTTTTTTGCTGTCACTATATGTAGCTCGTGCCAAGTAGGCAGTTTTCAAGCATCAATATAAATGCTGCTTATTAAAGCATGGCTGGCTGAAACATGACCAACAGCAGGCTGCGTACAAGCTTTCCCACCTATCCAGCTGTGGCCAGCCAAGCTTGCCCCCTCCCAAATTTCCACTGGAGGGGTTTTACCCAGTCCTACCCTCACTGTACAACTAACTGCCAATACACTCCCTCCAATATAACTGTGGCAATTTCAGCACATTGTTCACCAATATAAATGCAGATCTTGGAATTTTCACATGGGGTG encodes the following:
- the LOC137331226 gene encoding ribosomal protein eL22-like 1, which encodes MVSKKPVLLKGKKKPVWRFALNLSNPVEDGILDSGNFEQFLREKVKVGGKTGNLGSVIQIERLKNKITVTSTKQFSKRYLKYLTKKYLKKNNLRDWLRVVASDKESYELRYFQISPDEEESESED